One genomic segment of Bifidobacterium breve DSM 20213 = JCM 1192 includes these proteins:
- the rpmA gene encoding 50S ribosomal protein L27: MAHKKGASSSRNGRDSSPQYLGVKKFGGEAVVAGNIIVRQRGTNFHAGQNVGMGKDHTLFALADGSVKFGVRRDRKVVDVIAA, from the coding sequence ATGGCACATAAGAAGGGTGCGTCCAGCTCTCGTAACGGTCGCGATTCGTCGCCTCAGTACCTCGGCGTGAAGAAGTTCGGCGGCGAAGCCGTCGTGGCCGGCAACATCATCGTCCGCCAGCGTGGCACCAACTTCCACGCGGGCCAGAACGTCGGCATGGGCAAGGATCACACGCTGTTCGCCCTCGCCGATGGCTCTGTGAAGTTCGGTGTGCGCCGTGACCGCAAGGTCGTCGACGTCATCGCTGCCTGA
- the rplA gene encoding 50S ribosomal protein L1, which translates to MVKRSKKYREAAERVDRNNLYTANEAIALLKSMPSYNFDQTVEAVFRLSVDPRKADQLVRGTVNLPHGTGKTAKVLVFARGPKATEATEAGADIVGDDDLIAKVQGGFLDFDAVVATPDMMGKVGRLGRVLGPRGLMPNPKTGTVTMDVTKAVKDIKGGKIEFRVDKNGNLSFLIGKMSFDESALDENFKAVADEVKRLKPSTVKGRYLTKATITSTMNPGVPVDPNTLA; encoded by the coding sequence ATGGTAAAGCGTTCCAAGAAGTACCGCGAAGCCGCTGAGCGCGTCGATCGCAACAACCTCTACACCGCCAACGAGGCCATTGCTCTGCTCAAGAGCATGCCCTCCTACAACTTCGACCAGACCGTCGAGGCTGTGTTCCGTCTGAGCGTTGACCCGCGCAAGGCTGACCAGCTCGTGCGTGGTACCGTCAACCTGCCTCACGGCACTGGTAAGACCGCCAAGGTCCTCGTGTTCGCTCGTGGCCCGAAGGCCACCGAGGCCACCGAGGCCGGCGCCGACATCGTCGGTGATGACGACCTGATCGCCAAGGTTCAGGGCGGCTTCCTCGACTTCGATGCCGTGGTTGCCACTCCGGACATGATGGGCAAGGTCGGCCGTCTGGGTCGTGTGCTCGGTCCGCGTGGCCTGATGCCGAACCCCAAGACCGGCACTGTGACCATGGACGTCACCAAGGCTGTCAAGGACATCAAGGGCGGCAAGATCGAGTTCCGTGTCGACAAGAACGGCAACCTGAGCTTCCTCATCGGCAAGATGAGCTTCGACGAGTCCGCTCTGGACGAGAACTTCAAGGCCGTGGCCGACGAAGTCAAGCGTCTGAAGCCGTCCACCGTGAAGGGCCGTTACCTGACCAAGGCAACGATCACCTCCACGATGAACCCGGGCGTTCCGGTTGATCCGAACACCCTGGCCTGA
- the nusG gene encoding transcription termination/antitermination protein NusG, producing the protein MSDELNLENLDAALENVDAAADEAPVADAPAEAVESAEPVAEAPVASPETVAESAEEESEVNESEQAEETDAGQKAVDEFSKSLRTLDGKWYVLHTYSGYEKRVKTNIESRVASFGMEDQIFQVEVPMEEVEKHTEKGKKVITRVRVPGYVLIRMWPDENARRVVRETEGVTGFVGPSKDPAPLSRQEVVAMMAPMIASEALKAAGDKPAAAKKRKVEVSYAVGDQVTVTDGPFATMAAVVSDVEPTTQKLTVLVSIFGRDTPVELGFHQVQKLD; encoded by the coding sequence ATGAGTGATGAACTGAATCTCGAGAACCTCGACGCTGCTCTGGAGAACGTGGATGCGGCGGCCGATGAGGCTCCTGTAGCTGATGCTCCGGCCGAGGCCGTTGAGTCTGCCGAACCTGTTGCCGAGGCTCCTGTGGCTTCCCCTGAAACCGTGGCTGAGTCTGCGGAAGAAGAATCCGAAGTCAACGAGTCCGAGCAGGCTGAGGAAACCGATGCCGGCCAGAAGGCCGTTGATGAGTTCTCCAAGTCGTTGCGCACCCTTGACGGTAAGTGGTACGTGCTGCACACCTACTCCGGCTACGAGAAGCGGGTGAAGACCAACATCGAGTCCCGTGTGGCTTCTTTCGGCATGGAAGATCAGATCTTCCAGGTCGAGGTGCCGATGGAAGAGGTCGAGAAGCACACCGAAAAGGGCAAGAAGGTCATCACCCGCGTGCGTGTTCCTGGCTACGTGCTGATTCGTATGTGGCCGGACGAGAACGCTCGCCGTGTCGTGCGTGAGACCGAAGGCGTGACCGGCTTCGTTGGTCCGTCCAAGGATCCGGCTCCGCTCTCCCGTCAGGAAGTCGTGGCCATGATGGCCCCGATGATTGCCTCCGAAGCGCTCAAGGCCGCCGGCGACAAGCCCGCTGCCGCCAAGAAGCGCAAGGTCGAGGTCTCCTATGCCGTGGGTGACCAGGTCACCGTTACCGATGGTCCTTTCGCCACTATGGCCGCTGTCGTTTCCGACGTGGAACCCACCACCCAGAAGCTCACCGTGCTCGTGTCCATCTTCGGTCGCGATACGCCTGTGGAGCTCGGCTTCCACCAGGTGCAGAAGCTCGACTAA
- the obgE gene encoding GTPase ObgE produces the protein MSDFVDRVTVHVRGGDGGNGSAGIRREKYKPLAGPNGGNGGDGGSVVFVADRNATSLLDYRFMPHRTAGNGTMGLGDNKDGSKGEDLILPVPCGTVVFEARGEQGKTKHPGEQLADLRHEGDRVVVAQGGAGGLGNIALANKTRRAPGFALLGELGEERDVILELKSIADVALVGFPSAGKSSLIAAMSAAKPKIADYPFTTLVPNLGVVIAGDSRYTIADVPGLIPGASEGKGLGLEFLRHIERTEIIAHVIDCATLEPDRDPMSDYQALENELALYADKLELPLGAIPIPERPRIVILNKIDVPEAKELAEFVRPEFEKLGLKVFEISTASHEGLKELNFALAELVHEMREEVASREEAEEEARVVIKPLERTGRRPRRADEGGNALDFTVERRELGNGEVFYEVRGAKPERWVMQTNFDNDEAVGYLADRLAKLGVEDELRRKGARPGDEIRIGRGDRMVEFDWDPTISAGAEMLDGSNLGARGKDLRLEEQDPRAHRRSNAERRAQYHEMMDARAAVRDAMMAERKAGHWADPTVDDDRHDETSLFGHGESADDSASEE, from the coding sequence ATGAGTGATTTTGTGGATCGAGTAACCGTCCATGTCCGTGGTGGCGACGGCGGCAACGGTTCGGCCGGTATTCGTCGCGAGAAGTACAAGCCGTTGGCCGGGCCGAACGGCGGCAATGGTGGCGACGGCGGATCCGTGGTATTCGTGGCCGACCGCAACGCCACCAGCCTGCTTGACTATCGGTTCATGCCACATCGCACTGCCGGTAACGGCACGATGGGTCTGGGTGACAACAAGGATGGCTCCAAAGGCGAGGATCTGATCCTCCCCGTGCCGTGCGGCACTGTGGTGTTTGAAGCGCGCGGCGAGCAGGGCAAGACCAAACATCCTGGCGAGCAGCTTGCCGATTTGCGCCATGAGGGCGACCGCGTTGTCGTTGCGCAAGGTGGTGCCGGTGGTTTGGGCAACATCGCACTGGCCAACAAGACCCGTCGTGCTCCTGGATTCGCCCTGCTTGGCGAACTGGGTGAAGAGCGCGATGTGATTCTGGAGCTCAAGTCCATCGCCGATGTGGCGTTGGTGGGCTTCCCATCCGCCGGCAAATCGTCCCTGATTGCGGCGATGAGTGCCGCCAAGCCGAAGATCGCCGACTACCCGTTCACCACGCTGGTGCCGAACCTCGGCGTTGTTATCGCCGGCGATTCCCGGTACACCATCGCCGACGTGCCCGGCCTGATTCCGGGTGCGTCAGAAGGCAAGGGGCTGGGTCTGGAATTCCTGCGCCATATCGAGCGCACGGAGATCATCGCCCATGTGATTGATTGCGCCACGCTGGAGCCTGATCGCGACCCGATGTCCGACTATCAGGCGCTGGAAAACGAGCTTGCGCTCTACGCCGACAAGCTGGAGTTGCCGCTGGGTGCGATTCCGATTCCCGAGCGTCCGCGTATCGTCATCCTGAACAAGATCGATGTGCCCGAGGCCAAGGAACTTGCCGAATTCGTGCGTCCGGAGTTCGAGAAGCTCGGACTGAAGGTGTTCGAGATTTCCACCGCGTCCCATGAGGGATTGAAGGAGCTGAACTTCGCCTTGGCTGAACTGGTGCATGAGATGCGCGAGGAAGTGGCCAGCCGCGAGGAGGCCGAAGAAGAAGCCCGCGTGGTCATCAAGCCTCTTGAAAGGACCGGTCGTCGTCCTCGCCGCGCTGACGAGGGCGGCAACGCACTCGACTTCACCGTGGAACGCCGTGAGCTCGGCAACGGCGAGGTGTTCTACGAGGTTCGTGGTGCCAAGCCGGAGCGTTGGGTCATGCAGACCAACTTCGACAACGACGAGGCCGTGGGCTATCTGGCCGATCGACTGGCCAAGCTCGGCGTGGAAGACGAACTGCGCCGCAAAGGTGCCCGTCCAGGCGATGAGATCCGCATCGGACGAGGCGATCGCATGGTGGAATTCGACTGGGATCCGACCATCTCCGCCGGTGCCGAAATGCTCGACGGCTCCAACCTTGGTGCACGCGGCAAGGATTTGCGTCTTGAAGAGCAGGATCCGCGCGCTCACCGCCGCTCCAATGCCGAACGTCGTGCCCAGTACCACGAGATGATGGATGCCCGTGCGGCTGTGCGCGATGCGATGATGGCTGAACGTAAGGCCGGCCACTGGGCCGACCCGACCGTCGATGATGATCGCCACGATGAGACCAGCCTGTTTGGTCACGGCGAATCCGCCGACGATAGCGCATCGGAAGAATAA
- a CDS encoding polysaccharide deacetylase family protein, protein MAKHHESHGSRGTRRSTVEPRVAYSRHAETHSAHGSQLHYGQHASHRSAAAIAAQRTRRIAVLVVAAVVAVALVITVGVVAHGWFVRQSAPSMQQQLPTTAHKSLTRKTVPQLDPGNIVIGVNGSETTYVLKGEQYVEGGAHAIEPEDGVLTGNIVTTGTVDTNTPGDYTVQYTVHDSTGHEASATRTVKVVDTMDKQTGGIPVLMYHYVYDPANPPADVDANWIPTTSLEPQLQYLTQNNFYYPSWPEVRAFIDGKHSLPKNSIVMTFDDGEPHFFQYGSPLLAKYKVPATSFIIGADGEALNKMKTYATPYLEYESHSFDMHRAGGTVGHGGRISAMSHQEIVDDLKQSEQVTGSLQAFAYPFGDTTPDAIEAVRETGTLAAFTTQYGWADVGADPMNLPRVRIQGTGSLDTFIAAIQ, encoded by the coding sequence ATGGCAAAGCATCACGAAAGCCATGGCAGTCGTGGGACTCGCCGCAGCACAGTCGAGCCACGTGTGGCGTACAGCCGCCATGCCGAAACGCATAGCGCTCATGGCAGCCAGTTGCACTACGGGCAACACGCCAGCCACCGTTCCGCTGCCGCAATCGCAGCACAGCGCACGCGGCGTATCGCCGTATTGGTGGTAGCAGCCGTGGTGGCAGTGGCCTTGGTAATCACCGTCGGTGTCGTTGCGCATGGGTGGTTCGTCCGGCAGTCTGCGCCATCCATGCAACAGCAGCTTCCGACCACCGCGCATAAATCACTTACCCGTAAAACCGTGCCGCAGTTGGATCCCGGCAACATCGTCATCGGTGTCAACGGCAGCGAAACCACCTATGTGCTCAAGGGTGAGCAGTATGTGGAAGGCGGCGCACATGCCATCGAGCCGGAAGACGGCGTACTGACCGGCAACATTGTCACTACCGGCACCGTAGACACGAACACTCCCGGCGATTACACGGTGCAATACACGGTTCATGATTCAACCGGCCATGAGGCATCCGCCACGCGCACGGTCAAAGTAGTGGACACGATGGATAAGCAGACCGGCGGTATTCCCGTGCTGATGTACCACTATGTCTACGATCCGGCGAATCCGCCTGCAGACGTTGACGCGAACTGGATTCCGACCACGTCACTCGAGCCGCAGCTGCAATACCTGACGCAGAACAATTTCTATTACCCGTCCTGGCCCGAGGTCCGCGCATTCATCGATGGCAAGCACAGCCTGCCCAAGAACAGCATCGTGATGACTTTCGATGACGGCGAGCCGCACTTCTTCCAGTACGGCTCCCCTCTGCTGGCCAAGTACAAGGTGCCGGCCACGTCGTTCATCATAGGGGCCGATGGCGAGGCACTGAACAAGATGAAGACCTACGCCACGCCATATCTTGAGTATGAATCGCATTCGTTCGACATGCACCGCGCCGGCGGCACGGTCGGCCACGGCGGACGCATCAGCGCAATGAGCCATCAGGAGATTGTGGATGATCTCAAGCAGTCGGAACAGGTAACCGGCTCCTTGCAGGCATTTGCCTATCCGTTCGGCGATACCACGCCAGACGCGATTGAGGCGGTCAGGGAGACCGGCACATTGGCCGCGTTTACCACTCAGTATGGCTGGGCCGATGTTGGTGCCGATCCCATGAACTTGCCACGCGTGCGCATTCAGGGCACTGGCTCGCTGGATACGTTTATCGCGGCGATTCAGTGA
- the proB gene encoding glutamate 5-kinase has product MSTPSQAEVRRMIAAAGTIVVKVGSSSLTQPSGHLDPDKLDALTAALAQVRLMGARVVLVSSGAIAAGFGPLGFDERPADVATQQATAAVGQGLLMARYEAAFGRFGIRVGQILITAEDTIRATQYRNVERTLDRLLDLGVVPIINENDSLASNEIRFGDNDRLSALVANLVRAEALVLLTDVDALYTAPPAQPGSRRVEYVPNVIDALGDIQVSGSGSKVGTGGMVTKLEAARVAAVSGIPTVLTCASNAGPAMMGDPVGTVFAPVKARGSSRRLWIGFAAEPRGTIVVDAGAAKAIRGGRASLLAAGALDVHGDFSAGDPVWIDDESGTHLARGLAGFDSEEIPQTLGRNTAQLKRFLGDQYAHPLVHRDNLVLV; this is encoded by the coding sequence ATGAGCACACCAAGTCAGGCCGAGGTACGGCGCATGATCGCCGCTGCCGGCACTATCGTCGTCAAGGTCGGATCTAGCTCCCTGACCCAGCCGAGCGGGCACCTCGACCCTGACAAGCTCGACGCTCTTACCGCCGCATTGGCGCAGGTACGGCTGATGGGTGCCCGTGTGGTGCTGGTCTCTTCCGGTGCTATCGCCGCGGGTTTTGGCCCGTTGGGCTTTGATGAGCGACCGGCTGATGTGGCTACCCAGCAGGCCACCGCCGCCGTGGGACAAGGCCTGCTGATGGCCCGCTATGAAGCTGCCTTCGGCCGGTTCGGTATTCGGGTGGGACAGATTCTGATCACCGCGGAAGACACGATTCGAGCCACCCAGTACCGCAACGTGGAACGTACGTTGGATCGGCTGCTCGATCTGGGCGTGGTGCCGATTATCAATGAGAACGACTCGCTGGCCTCCAACGAGATTCGTTTCGGCGATAACGACCGGCTGTCTGCTTTGGTGGCCAATCTGGTGCGTGCCGAAGCGTTGGTATTGCTCACCGACGTGGATGCGCTGTACACCGCACCGCCTGCTCAGCCCGGATCGCGCCGCGTGGAATATGTGCCCAACGTAATCGACGCGCTGGGCGATATCCAGGTGTCCGGCTCGGGCTCCAAAGTCGGTACCGGTGGCATGGTCACGAAACTTGAGGCTGCTCGTGTGGCGGCCGTTTCCGGTATTCCTACCGTGCTGACGTGCGCTTCGAATGCAGGCCCCGCAATGATGGGCGATCCGGTGGGCACGGTGTTTGCCCCGGTCAAGGCCCGTGGATCTTCGCGCCGCCTATGGATTGGTTTTGCGGCTGAACCGCGCGGCACGATTGTGGTTGATGCGGGTGCAGCCAAGGCCATTCGTGGTGGTCGGGCATCGTTGCTGGCCGCCGGCGCTCTCGATGTGCATGGCGATTTTTCCGCCGGCGATCCTGTATGGATCGATGACGAATCCGGCACGCATCTGGCCCGTGGTCTGGCCGGCTTCGACTCCGAGGAGATTCCGCAGACGCTCGGTCGCAATACGGCTCAGCTCAAGCGATTCCTGGGCGATCAGTACGCGCATCCGCTTGTGCACCGCGACAATCTTGTACTGGTGTGA
- a CDS encoding pyridoxal phosphate-dependent aminotransferase, with protein sequence MAQWQILSDRINTVAPSATLAVDSKAKAMKATGLDVIGFGAGEPNFPTPANVVKAAADACLDPKNYKYTPTPGLPELREAIAAKVLRDSGYEVSADQVVVTNGGKQAVYEAFQILLNDGDEVIIPTPYWTSYPEAVKLADGVPVEVFAGADVNFEPSLEALEAARTERTKAIIVNSPNNPTGAVWKPETVEAIGRWAVEHHIWIISDEIYEHLNYDDARTTYIGAAVPECRDQLLVLNGVAKTYAMPGWRVGWMVAPAEVAKAATKLQGHMTSNVANISQRAALAAVSGPLDEVYEMRKAFDVRRRAIVAALNDIEGVYCPTPTGAFYAFADITALLGKPLGSNGTVCATSADFAAALLDEAHVAAVPGEAFGAPGYLRFSYALADDDLAEGMKRFKDWAK encoded by the coding sequence ATGGCGCAATGGCAGATTCTTTCCGACCGTATCAACACTGTGGCACCGAGCGCTACGCTCGCCGTGGATTCCAAGGCCAAGGCAATGAAGGCCACCGGTCTTGACGTTATCGGTTTTGGTGCCGGTGAGCCGAACTTCCCGACTCCCGCGAACGTGGTCAAGGCCGCTGCCGATGCGTGCCTTGATCCGAAGAACTACAAGTACACGCCCACTCCGGGTTTGCCCGAGCTGCGCGAGGCCATCGCGGCCAAGGTGTTGCGTGACTCTGGCTACGAGGTAAGCGCTGACCAGGTAGTGGTGACCAACGGCGGCAAGCAGGCCGTATATGAGGCTTTCCAGATTCTGCTCAACGATGGTGACGAGGTCATCATCCCCACCCCGTACTGGACCAGCTACCCTGAGGCCGTGAAGCTGGCGGATGGCGTGCCGGTAGAGGTATTTGCCGGTGCCGACGTGAACTTTGAGCCGTCGCTGGAGGCACTTGAGGCCGCCCGCACCGAGCGGACCAAGGCCATCATCGTCAACTCGCCGAACAACCCGACCGGTGCCGTATGGAAGCCGGAAACTGTGGAAGCCATCGGACGTTGGGCTGTTGAGCACCACATCTGGATTATCTCCGATGAGATTTATGAGCACCTGAACTATGACGACGCGCGCACCACATATATCGGTGCTGCCGTGCCGGAATGCCGCGACCAGCTACTGGTGCTTAACGGTGTGGCCAAGACCTACGCGATGCCTGGCTGGCGTGTCGGCTGGATGGTCGCCCCGGCTGAGGTGGCCAAGGCTGCCACCAAGCTGCAGGGTCATATGACTTCGAATGTGGCCAATATCTCTCAGCGTGCCGCATTGGCCGCCGTATCCGGCCCTCTGGATGAGGTATACGAGATGCGTAAGGCTTTTGATGTGCGTCGCCGTGCGATTGTTGCGGCTCTGAACGACATCGAGGGCGTGTATTGCCCGACTCCGACCGGTGCGTTCTATGCATTTGCGGATATCACCGCGTTGCTGGGCAAGCCGCTGGGTTCCAACGGCACGGTGTGCGCCACTTCTGCCGATTTTGCCGCTGCTCTGTTGGACGAAGCTCACGTGGCCGCTGTTCCCGGTGAAGCCTTCGGCGCTCCCGGTTACCTGCGCTTCTCTTATGCTCTCGCCGACGACGATCTGGCCGAGGGCATGAAGCGTTTCAAGGACTGGGCGAAGTAA
- the rplK gene encoding 50S ribosomal protein L11 — protein MAPKKKVSALIKLQIQAGKANPAPPLGPALGSHGVNIMDFCKAYNAQTQDKMGQVIPVEITVYEDRSFTFVLKTPPAAALLKKAAGIEKGTENPLTHKVGSVTKAQVREIAETKMEDLSARDIEAGMKIIEGTARSMGITVTD, from the coding sequence ATGGCTCCCAAGAAGAAAGTCTCGGCGCTGATCAAGCTCCAGATTCAGGCTGGCAAGGCCAACCCGGCCCCGCCGCTGGGCCCGGCTCTGGGTTCCCACGGCGTGAACATCATGGATTTCTGCAAGGCATACAATGCCCAGACGCAGGACAAGATGGGCCAGGTCATCCCTGTCGAGATCACCGTTTACGAGGATCGTTCCTTCACCTTCGTTCTCAAGACCCCGCCGGCTGCAGCTCTGCTGAAGAAGGCTGCTGGCATTGAGAAGGGTACCGAGAACCCGCTGACCCACAAGGTCGGTTCTGTCACCAAGGCGCAGGTTCGCGAAATCGCTGAGACCAAGATGGAAGATCTGTCTGCTCGCGATATCGAAGCCGGCATGAAGATCATCGAGGGCACTGCTCGCTCGATGGGCATCACGGTTACGGACTGA
- the secE gene encoding preprotein translocase subunit SecE, with protein MAKTSANEKAVKPNVFMRIGLFIKQIIDELRKVVTPTAKELFFWSLAVFIFVLLLMALVTGMDFGLGKATLGIFG; from the coding sequence ATGGCTAAGACGAGCGCAAACGAAAAGGCAGTCAAGCCGAATGTCTTCATGCGTATTGGTCTGTTTATCAAGCAGATCATTGATGAGCTTCGCAAGGTCGTTACCCCTACTGCCAAGGAACTGTTCTTCTGGTCTTTGGCTGTGTTCATCTTCGTGTTGCTGCTGATGGCCCTCGTTACCGGCATGGACTTCGGTCTGGGCAAGGCCACGTTGGGTATTTTCGGCTGA
- the rplU gene encoding 50S ribosomal protein L21 has translation MYAIVKAGGHQEKVEVGDTILVNRLDAKKGDTVEFPVALLVDGAKVTLAAADLAKVSVKAEVVNDEAKGPKINIQKYKNKTGVARRKGHRQPLTIVKITAIA, from the coding sequence ATGTACGCGATTGTGAAGGCCGGTGGCCATCAGGAAAAGGTCGAGGTTGGCGACACCATCCTCGTGAACCGTCTCGACGCCAAGAAGGGCGATACCGTGGAGTTTCCGGTTGCTCTCCTGGTCGATGGCGCCAAGGTGACCCTTGCTGCCGCCGATCTGGCCAAGGTGTCCGTCAAGGCTGAGGTTGTGAACGACGAGGCCAAGGGCCCGAAGATCAACATCCAGAAGTACAAGAACAAGACTGGCGTTGCTCGTCGCAAGGGTCACCGTCAGCCGCTGACTATCGTCAAGATCACGGCGATTGCCTGA